From a single Marinobacter sp. THAF197a genomic region:
- a CDS encoding DNA cytosine methyltransferase has translation MASSRKTQERPIGIDLFAGAGGLSLGFEQAGFDVAAAVEIDPIHCATHEYNFPYSKVICASVTDLTGEDIRRRADLGNKQIDVVFGGAPCQGFSLIGKRTLDDPRNQLASDYVRLVYELQPRYFVFENVKGLTVGKHVKFLKDMIKALKDSGYDVVNPYEVLNAAHYSVPQSRQRLFLVGARRGLPLPVYPEPYNKIVTVEEAIGDLPDANEFPELVDSDTVATEWETTSTYARILRGQQTDESDYSFPRRFDHSLLTSSLRTKHTELSQSRFLATEPGKTEPVSRFRKLDPKGLCNTLRAGTDSARGAFTSPRPIHPALPRVITVREAARLHSYPDWFRFHSTKWHGFRQVGNSVPPMLGRAVARQIAEALRYTPVQPADYINLGAEELLYMDMSRAAKKFGVPVDTIAQRTRKTAKAAEQAEDAEQLTLALQAAITEEANA, from the coding sequence ATGGCCTCATCACGCAAAACGCAAGAAAGACCAATTGGCATTGACCTATTCGCAGGTGCTGGTGGTTTATCCCTGGGCTTTGAACAAGCCGGTTTCGATGTTGCGGCTGCCGTAGAGATTGACCCAATTCACTGTGCTACGCATGAGTACAACTTTCCGTACTCTAAGGTCATCTGCGCGAGTGTCACGGACCTCACAGGTGAGGACATCCGGCGGCGTGCTGATTTGGGGAATAAACAAATCGATGTTGTCTTTGGCGGAGCGCCGTGTCAGGGATTTTCACTCATCGGTAAGCGCACTCTCGATGACCCCCGAAATCAGTTAGCGTCAGACTATGTGCGCCTAGTGTACGAACTTCAGCCCCGTTACTTCGTGTTTGAGAACGTCAAGGGTCTGACGGTTGGCAAGCATGTGAAGTTTCTTAAAGACATGATCAAAGCCCTAAAGGACTCTGGCTATGATGTGGTCAATCCATACGAAGTGCTGAATGCGGCTCACTACAGTGTCCCTCAGTCGCGCCAAAGGCTATTTCTCGTGGGTGCTAGGCGTGGCCTACCCCTGCCTGTGTATCCCGAGCCATACAATAAAATAGTTACTGTCGAGGAAGCTATTGGCGACCTGCCGGACGCTAACGAATTTCCTGAACTTGTCGATTCGGACACGGTTGCGACTGAGTGGGAGACCACATCGACATATGCACGAATCCTCAGGGGCCAACAAACCGATGAGTCAGACTATAGCTTCCCCCGTCGCTTTGATCACTCTCTGCTGACATCGAGCTTGCGAACAAAACACACGGAGTTGTCCCAGTCTCGATTCCTTGCCACTGAACCCGGCAAGACAGAGCCTGTAAGCCGTTTCAGAAAACTTGATCCTAAGGGGCTGTGCAACACCCTGCGGGCCGGGACCGATAGCGCGAGAGGTGCCTTTACCTCACCACGACCGATCCATCCTGCGCTACCACGGGTTATCACCGTGCGTGAAGCTGCGAGGCTCCATTCTTACCCAGACTGGTTCAGGTTCCATTCAACCAAATGGCATGGATTCAGGCAGGTCGGAAATAGTGTTCCGCCCATGCTGGGAAGAGCTGTGGCCAGGCAGATTGCAGAGGCGCTTCGTTATACCCCGGTTCAACCCGCTGACTACATTAACCTCGGTGCTGAAGAACTGCTTTACATGGACATGAGCAGGGCCGCGAAAAAATTCGGTGTCCCAGTCGACACCATAGCTCAGAGGACACGAAAGACTGCTAAAGCTGCTGAACAAGCAGAAGATGCAGAACAACTGACCCTGGCCCTGCAAGCTGCAATCACTGAGGAAGCTAATGCCTAA
- a CDS encoding TIGR01244 family sulfur transferase — translation MDIRKIDETLSVAPQISVQDVAEIARLGFRTLVANRPDREEPGQPAMADIEAAAREHGLEWVFLPVESGNITDQDVDQFTPMIRNADKPVLAFCRSGTRCTVLWALSAARETQPEEILSKAHRAGYDITGLIPRLAQQAGKH, via the coding sequence GTGGATATCAGAAAGATTGATGAAACCCTATCGGTAGCCCCCCAGATTTCGGTTCAGGATGTTGCCGAAATTGCCAGGCTCGGCTTCCGGACCCTGGTTGCAAATCGCCCGGACCGTGAAGAGCCCGGCCAACCCGCCATGGCGGACATAGAAGCGGCAGCGCGGGAACATGGCCTGGAGTGGGTATTCCTCCCGGTGGAGTCTGGCAACATCACCGATCAGGACGTTGACCAGTTTACGCCGATGATCCGGAATGCCGATAAACCCGTACTGGCCTTCTGTCGGTCTGGAACCCGCTGTACCGTGCTGTGGGCCCTGAGTGCCGCACGGGAAACCCAGCCGGAGGAGATTCTGTCCAAAGCTCATCGCGCGGGATATGACATCACGGGCCTTATACCGCGATTGGCACAGCAGGCTGGCAAGCATTAA
- a CDS encoding YeeE/YedE family protein: MKYHIASLFAGLIFGLGLIVSGMANPEKVLGFLDIAGAWDPSLAFVMGGAVVVGLIAFTIARRRTLSFLGFNIKLPTNTQIDKRLVVGSMMFGVGWGIAGFCPGPALVAFGAGEIKGVVFVASMVTGMILFEIAERIRASSGHNA; this comes from the coding sequence GTGAAATATCATATTGCTTCCCTGTTTGCCGGCCTGATTTTTGGCCTTGGTTTGATTGTTTCCGGTATGGCCAACCCGGAAAAAGTCCTCGGATTTCTGGATATCGCCGGTGCCTGGGACCCATCCCTGGCCTTTGTCATGGGCGGTGCGGTTGTTGTTGGGCTGATAGCCTTCACCATCGCCCGCAGACGTACATTGTCATTCCTGGGCTTCAACATAAAGCTCCCCACCAACACCCAGATCGATAAACGGCTGGTTGTCGGTAGTATGATGTTTGGGGTCGGCTGGGGTATTGCCGGATTCTGCCCGGGGCCGGCTTTGGTTGCCTTTGGTGCGGGCGAAATCAAAGGCGTGGTCTTTGTTGCATCGATGGTCACAGGTATGATTCTGTTTGAAATTGCTGAACGTATAAGGGCATCATCCGGTCATAACGCCTAA
- a CDS encoding YeeE/YedE family protein: MIEIAWSQFTPGTALTGGILIGLATASFLLLNGRIAGISGILGGLLTPTRSDILWRIAFLAGLIGAPAIWTLAGQLPPIEINAGYPALIVAGLLVGIGTRYGSGCTSGHGVCGLSRLSVRSLVATLSFMGMGFVTVYVIRHLIGA, encoded by the coding sequence ATGATTGAGATTGCTTGGAGCCAGTTTACCCCTGGCACTGCACTGACTGGCGGTATTCTGATTGGGCTGGCCACCGCCAGCTTCCTGCTTCTGAACGGCCGCATTGCCGGCATCAGCGGCATACTCGGCGGTTTGCTTACCCCCACCAGAAGCGACATTCTGTGGCGAATTGCCTTTCTTGCCGGGCTGATTGGGGCACCAGCGATTTGGACACTGGCAGGCCAGTTACCACCTATCGAAATCAACGCCGGTTACCCTGCCCTGATTGTCGCCGGCCTGCTGGTGGGCATTGGAACACGCTATGGGTCTGGCTGTACCAGCGGTCATGGGGTTTGCGGTTTGTCCCGGCTGTCTGTTCGTTCCCTGGTGGCCACCCTCAGCTTTATGGGCATGGGGTTCGTGACCGTTTATGTTATCCGTCACCTGATTGGAGCCTGA
- a CDS encoding biotin-dependent carboxyltransferase family protein → MSFLEVVRPGVQSTVQDSGRRGYRHHGLAAGGALDLISYTWANKLLDNPRNAACLEIVLGGFRAIAHGALQVALTGARTRVTVNRQTVDLWQTLNLNDGDELTIDHSTHHRLVYLAVVGGLDAPEQFGSHSVVVREKLEGQGPVQTGDRLMPLQPKRQVPERKVPDHQRPDLDAETVIRLIPGYQYPQFQRADIIRLTTSRYTVGDQSDRMGFRLQGTPLSSPPPGIISEGIALGAVQIPGDGQPIVLMNDCQTIGGYPKPGVVPTMDCALLSQQLPGAQVRFELSDLATVQNQRRLFELHYQHTRWCRSGRALEWL, encoded by the coding sequence ATGAGCTTTCTGGAAGTCGTCCGCCCCGGCGTACAAAGCACCGTTCAAGACAGCGGTCGTCGGGGTTATCGCCACCATGGGCTGGCCGCAGGCGGCGCGCTGGACCTGATCAGCTATACCTGGGCCAACAAGCTGCTGGACAACCCTCGCAATGCGGCCTGTCTGGAGATAGTGCTGGGTGGATTTCGCGCCATTGCCCATGGTGCGCTTCAGGTAGCCCTCACCGGCGCCAGAACACGCGTAACGGTGAACAGGCAAACGGTTGATTTGTGGCAAACCCTGAACCTCAACGATGGTGACGAACTAACGATTGACCACTCAACGCACCATCGGCTTGTCTACCTTGCCGTGGTGGGTGGGTTGGATGCGCCGGAACAATTCGGGAGCCATTCGGTGGTTGTTCGGGAAAAGCTCGAGGGCCAGGGCCCGGTGCAGACAGGAGACCGATTGATGCCGTTGCAGCCAAAACGGCAAGTGCCAGAGCGGAAAGTACCAGATCACCAGCGTCCCGACCTTGATGCAGAAACGGTTATCCGGCTGATTCCGGGCTATCAATACCCTCAGTTTCAGCGAGCGGATATCATCCGGCTAACAACCAGCCGCTATACAGTTGGCGACCAATCCGACCGCATGGGCTTTCGACTCCAGGGAACGCCCCTGAGCTCCCCGCCCCCCGGAATTATTTCCGAAGGCATCGCCCTTGGAGCCGTCCAGATTCCCGGTGATGGTCAACCTATCGTCTTGATGAACGATTGCCAGACCATTGGTGGCTACCCGAAGCCCGGCGTCGTTCCCACCATGGATTGCGCACTTCTGTCCCAACAACTACCCGGCGCCCAAGTCCGGTTTGAATTATCTGACCTGGCTACTGTGCAGAATCAGCGGCGCCTGTTTGAGCTCCATTACCAGCACACTCGCTGGTGTCGGAGCGGCCGGGCACTTGAGTGGCTCTGA
- a CDS encoding endonuclease, with translation MPKKKQNRYSALIAEIFANHYQPGMTEFVFERSELIDCAHKLQVDLPKNPGDVIYSFRYRNNFPQTIQETAPDDLEWIIVGAGRAKYRFKLVKLNRIVPRDDLIKVKIPDSTPEIINAYALNDEQALLAKVRYNRLVDTFLGVTANSLQNHLRTTVKGIGQIEIDEIYVGLNKHGQHFVIPVQAKGGKDKHGSVQTSQDILFCEQKFPYLACRAVSAQFMDDDLIAMFELVMQDDEVCVVQEKHYRLVPAASISKADLELYAREGLINA, from the coding sequence ATGCCTAAGAAAAAGCAAAACCGATACAGCGCCCTGATCGCGGAAATATTTGCTAATCATTACCAGCCCGGTATGACTGAGTTTGTCTTCGAGAGGAGTGAGCTGATTGATTGTGCGCACAAACTACAGGTCGATCTGCCAAAGAATCCCGGCGACGTGATTTATTCCTTCAGGTATAGAAACAACTTCCCTCAGACCATTCAGGAAACTGCACCCGATGACCTTGAGTGGATCATCGTAGGCGCGGGCCGCGCGAAGTACCGTTTCAAGCTCGTGAAGCTCAATCGCATCGTACCGCGCGATGACCTAATAAAAGTTAAGATTCCCGATTCAACACCAGAAATTATCAACGCATACGCCCTCAACGACGAGCAAGCTCTCCTTGCGAAGGTCAGGTACAACAGACTGGTAGATACCTTTTTGGGAGTTACTGCGAACTCGTTGCAAAACCACCTGAGAACTACCGTCAAAGGAATAGGTCAGATTGAAATTGATGAAATTTATGTTGGCCTTAACAAGCATGGACAACACTTCGTAATCCCGGTGCAAGCAAAGGGCGGAAAAGACAAACATGGATCAGTCCAGACATCGCAAGACATCCTGTTCTGCGAGCAGAAGTTTCCATACCTAGCCTGCCGGGCAGTGTCCGCACAATTCATGGATGATGACCTTATCGCAATGTTTGAGTTGGTGATGCAGGATGACGAGGTGTGTGTGGTGCAGGAAAAACACTATCGCCTCGTACCCGCTGCAAGCATTTCGAAAGCGGACCTAGAGCTATACGCTAGGGAGGGTCTGATTAATGCCTGA
- the hemH gene encoding ferrochelatase: MPYKGTDQFSHNEPERLGVLVTNLGTPDAPTTPALRKYLAEFLWDPRVVEVPRPIWWLILHGIILRIRPRKSAQAYASVWQPEGSPLLIHTAKQAEGIREALKKKYGSNVVVGFAMRYGNPSISRVLEDMQQQGVRKLLVLPLYPQYSASTTASTFDAIAADFTRRRWLPDFRFVSHYHDYPPYIEAMARHIEAHWANHGRHEKLILSYHGVPLKYLLKGDPYHCECHKTSRLLAERLGLGQDDYLTTFQSRFGREEWLQPYTDETLKSLPEKGVKSVDVFCPGFSSDCLETIEEINEENREYFMESGGEAFGYIPCLNATPGHIDALVQLVEDNLKGWAVPDNSPDNLAARQKCAEARKQATFPGRTDI, translated from the coding sequence ATGCCATATAAAGGGACGGATCAGTTCAGCCATAACGAGCCCGAACGCCTGGGGGTACTTGTGACCAACCTTGGCACACCAGACGCCCCCACCACACCAGCGCTGAGAAAGTATCTTGCCGAGTTCCTGTGGGACCCAAGGGTGGTGGAAGTACCCCGCCCCATCTGGTGGTTGATCCTCCATGGCATCATCCTGAGAATCCGGCCAAGAAAAAGCGCCCAGGCCTATGCCAGTGTCTGGCAACCGGAGGGCTCTCCCCTGCTGATACACACCGCCAAACAGGCGGAAGGCATTCGGGAAGCGCTGAAGAAAAAGTATGGCAGCAACGTGGTGGTGGGTTTTGCCATGCGCTACGGCAACCCGTCAATTTCCCGGGTATTGGAAGACATGCAGCAACAAGGTGTTCGCAAGCTGCTTGTCCTGCCGCTGTACCCCCAGTATTCGGCATCCACCACGGCGTCTACCTTTGATGCCATCGCCGCCGACTTTACCCGCCGCCGCTGGCTGCCGGATTTCCGGTTTGTGTCTCACTATCACGACTACCCGCCCTACATTGAGGCCATGGCACGCCATATTGAGGCGCACTGGGCCAATCATGGCCGGCACGAAAAACTCATCCTGTCGTACCATGGCGTCCCCCTGAAATACCTGCTCAAGGGCGATCCTTATCACTGTGAATGCCATAAAACCTCACGCTTGCTGGCCGAACGGCTTGGCCTTGGCCAGGACGACTACCTGACGACCTTCCAATCGCGCTTTGGGCGGGAAGAATGGCTGCAACCCTACACCGACGAAACCCTTAAATCCCTACCGGAAAAAGGTGTAAAATCTGTAGATGTCTTCTGCCCGGGGTTCTCTTCGGACTGCCTCGAAACCATCGAGGAAATCAACGAAGAAAACCGGGAATACTTCATGGAGTCCGGGGGTGAAGCCTTTGGCTACATCCCTTGCCTGAACGCCACACCCGGCCATATCGACGCATTGGTGCAACTGGTGGAAGACAACCTGAAAGGGTGGGCCGTGCCTGACAACAGCCCGGACAATCTGGCTGCCAGGCAGAAATGCGCAGAAGCCCGGAAACAGGCGACGTTTCCCGGCCGGACGGATATCTGA
- a CDS encoding 5-oxoprolinase subunit PxpA: MKLNCDLGESYGAWQMGQDDLVMPLIDMANVACGFHAADPMVIRNTLALASRYHVEIGAHPSYHDLSGFGRRSIHHTPEEIEALLLYQLGALEGMCRKEGLSLSYVKPHGALNNDMMRDPTLLHAVMVATRTFRQDLPLMIPVTRKYREHQQMAADVGVPLLLEAFADRAYDDEGQLVSRRQAGAVHEDPEIIVRQARYFAEKGGVFSATGNWLELPADSLCVHGDNEAALEAIKAIRKALGKPGQ; this comes from the coding sequence ATGAAACTGAATTGCGATCTCGGCGAGAGTTACGGCGCCTGGCAGATGGGCCAGGACGATCTGGTCATGCCCCTGATCGACATGGCTAATGTGGCCTGCGGGTTCCACGCCGCAGATCCCATGGTCATCCGCAACACGCTGGCGCTGGCATCGCGTTACCATGTGGAGATTGGCGCTCACCCTTCGTACCACGACCTCAGCGGATTTGGCCGGCGGTCTATCCACCACACCCCGGAAGAAATCGAAGCCCTTCTGCTTTATCAGTTGGGCGCCCTGGAGGGCATGTGTCGTAAAGAAGGTTTAAGCCTGAGTTACGTGAAGCCCCACGGCGCCTTGAACAACGACATGATGCGGGACCCAACCCTGTTGCACGCGGTCATGGTTGCCACCCGAACCTTCCGGCAGGATCTGCCCCTGATGATTCCGGTCACCCGGAAATACCGGGAGCATCAGCAAATGGCCGCCGATGTCGGCGTTCCTCTGCTGCTGGAAGCCTTTGCCGACCGAGCCTACGACGACGAAGGCCAACTGGTGTCCAGACGCCAGGCTGGGGCGGTGCACGAAGACCCTGAAATCATTGTGCGCCAGGCCCGGTACTTTGCCGAAAAAGGTGGCGTATTCAGTGCCACCGGTAACTGGCTTGAACTTCCTGCAGACAGCCTGTGCGTTCATGGCGACAACGAAGCCGCGCTTGAGGCGATCAAGGCCATCCGCAAGGCTCTTGGCAAACCCGGGCAATGA
- the pxpB gene encoding 5-oxoprolinase subunit PxpB, with amino-acid sequence MIEAVSEDTILITLAEAIDERLPARIAGLADNIRSACLPWLVDIVPSYTTLMVVYDPLKIDFRQAVSELTPLVTLENTCKRAPEVKGRLVELPVYYSTETGPDLQWLASECGLECEDIIRKHSAVEYRVHALGFAPGFAFMGQVDPTIAAPRKTSPRKRVPAGSVGIANRQTAVYPQASPGGWQLIGRCPTPLFDQNSLSLLRVGDRVRFKAISREAFLAAGGELTP; translated from the coding sequence ATGATTGAAGCGGTTTCGGAAGATACCATCCTGATCACCCTGGCCGAGGCCATCGACGAGCGCCTGCCTGCCCGCATCGCCGGACTTGCTGACAACATTCGCAGTGCCTGTCTCCCCTGGTTAGTCGATATAGTTCCCTCATACACCACGCTGATGGTGGTCTACGATCCATTGAAGATCGACTTTCGGCAGGCTGTGTCTGAGCTGACGCCACTGGTTACCCTCGAAAACACCTGTAAGCGCGCGCCGGAGGTGAAGGGCCGACTGGTTGAGCTGCCGGTTTACTACAGCACCGAGACCGGGCCTGACCTGCAATGGCTGGCCTCAGAGTGCGGCCTGGAGTGCGAGGACATCATCCGCAAACACAGCGCCGTTGAGTACCGGGTCCATGCCCTTGGGTTTGCTCCCGGATTTGCCTTTATGGGGCAAGTGGACCCCACCATCGCCGCGCCCCGAAAGACCAGCCCCCGCAAACGGGTGCCCGCTGGCAGTGTTGGCATAGCCAACCGGCAGACCGCCGTATACCCGCAGGCGTCCCCTGGAGGCTGGCAATTGATTGGCCGGTGCCCGACACCCTTGTTCGACCAAAACAGCCTGTCGCTGCTCAGGGTCGGCGACCGGGTGAGATTCAAAGCCATAAGCCGGGAGGCGTTTCTGGCCGCGGGCGGGGAGTTGACCCCATGA
- a CDS encoding IS5 family transposase gives MDQITFSEAEYQTKKRKTRREIFLERMDKLIPWKQLEKKVARYYPKGQNGRPPYPLPAMLRVHCMQLFYNLSDPAMEDALYEIESMRHFAGLKLDRLPDETTILKFRHFLERHGLGKVLFKEVNKHLEKNGLMLREGSIVDASIISAPSSTKNKSGQRDPEMHQTRKGNQWYFGMKMHIGVDDTLGLIHSIDTTAANVHDIVPAGNLLHGDEQRVFGDAGYLGIQKRDEHKDRKNVSWFIAKRPGSRKKLDDRKLKAEKLKASARAKVEHPFRYIKQVFGYSKVRYRGLAKNSNRLHLLAAFSNLLMGEKYLLA, from the coding sequence ATGGATCAGATCACCTTCTCCGAAGCTGAGTACCAGACCAAGAAGCGCAAAACGCGTCGTGAGATCTTTCTGGAGCGGATGGACAAGCTGATTCCCTGGAAGCAATTGGAGAAGAAGGTAGCCCGTTATTACCCGAAGGGCCAGAATGGCCGGCCTCCCTATCCGCTGCCGGCCATGCTTCGAGTTCACTGCATGCAGCTGTTCTATAACCTGAGCGATCCGGCCATGGAAGACGCTCTGTACGAGATCGAATCCATGCGGCACTTCGCTGGTCTGAAGCTGGACCGCCTGCCGGACGAAACCACCATTCTCAAGTTCCGCCATTTCCTTGAACGCCACGGACTCGGCAAGGTGCTGTTCAAAGAAGTTAACAAGCACTTGGAAAAGAACGGCCTGATGCTGCGCGAAGGCAGCATTGTGGATGCCAGCATTATTTCGGCACCGAGTTCCACCAAGAACAAAAGTGGTCAGCGGGATCCAGAGATGCACCAAACCAGGAAGGGCAATCAATGGTATTTCGGCATGAAGATGCACATCGGCGTTGATGACACGCTCGGACTGATCCACAGCATCGACACGACGGCCGCCAACGTCCACGACATTGTGCCGGCCGGCAACCTTCTTCACGGTGACGAGCAGCGCGTGTTCGGTGATGCCGGTTATCTTGGCATTCAAAAGCGGGATGAGCATAAGGATCGCAAAAACGTCTCTTGGTTCATTGCCAAACGCCCCGGTTCTCGTAAAAAACTGGACGACCGAAAGTTGAAGGCTGAAAAGCTCAAAGCCAGCGCCCGTGCCAAAGTGGAACATCCGTTCCGGTACATCAAACAGGTCTTTGGCTACAGCAAGGTTCGCTATCGCGGCCTGGCTAAAAACAGTAACCGATTACACTTGCTGGCCGCGTTCAGCAACCTGCTGATGGGTGAAAAATACCTGCTGGCGTAG
- a CDS encoding phasin family protein, giving the protein MSDHDDKNPENDPQLADKIKDSARQIWLAGLGAYTKAEEDAGKFFERLVQEGEQLETRTRGVVEKQIKTVEGRVGEVKEKATGTWDKLEHMFDQRVSGALRRLGIHRREEIEAMERRIEALESELARLRGDSPASDEEE; this is encoded by the coding sequence ATGTCAGACCACGACGATAAAAACCCGGAAAATGATCCGCAGCTGGCGGACAAAATCAAGGATTCCGCCCGCCAGATCTGGCTTGCGGGTCTGGGTGCATACACCAAGGCCGAGGAAGACGCGGGTAAGTTTTTTGAGCGCCTGGTGCAGGAGGGTGAGCAACTGGAAACCAGGACCCGGGGCGTGGTGGAAAAGCAGATCAAGACCGTAGAGGGTCGCGTTGGTGAGGTTAAGGAAAAGGCGACCGGAACCTGGGACAAGCTTGAGCACATGTTCGACCAGCGCGTATCCGGTGCTTTGCGTCGCCTTGGTATTCACCGGCGCGAGGAAATTGAAGCGATGGAGCGCAGGATTGAAGCGCTGGAAAGCGAATTGGCCAGATTGCGGGGTGATTCACCAGCCTCGGATGAAGAAGAATAA